A genomic window from Acinetobacter chinensis includes:
- the tpiA gene encoding triose-phosphate isomerase, with protein MSGSTVTPWVIGNWKMNPVQADAQQLIQEFKELLQNNDISEQACRIGVAPVSIALMNVKAAFEDAASPVHTVAQDVSRIAGTGAYTGEVSAELLKDSQIQLVLVGHSERREFFADSPQILCEKVKNALNAGLTVVYCIGESLEQRDAGQAEQVVLQQICDIAPVVEAEQWKQIIVAYEPIWAIGTGKTASPEDAQSMHAAIREGLKQLTPYGQQMAILYGGSVKPENAVELAACPDINGALVGGASLNAGSFYKIAQAFAETE; from the coding sequence ATGTCGGGATCGACTGTTACGCCTTGGGTTATTGGGAACTGGAAAATGAATCCAGTGCAGGCTGATGCCCAGCAACTGATTCAGGAATTTAAAGAATTACTGCAGAATAATGATATTTCGGAACAGGCTTGCCGTATAGGTGTTGCGCCTGTTTCCATTGCTTTAATGAATGTAAAAGCTGCTTTTGAAGATGCTGCATCTCCTGTTCATACTGTAGCACAGGATGTGTCCAGGATTGCAGGTACGGGTGCTTATACCGGTGAAGTGAGTGCTGAACTGCTTAAAGACAGTCAGATTCAGCTGGTACTGGTTGGGCATTCTGAACGACGTGAATTTTTTGCAGACAGTCCTCAGATTCTGTGCGAAAAAGTGAAAAATGCACTGAATGCAGGTCTGACTGTCGTATATTGTATTGGTGAAAGCCTTGAACAGCGTGACGCTGGGCAGGCGGAACAGGTGGTATTGCAGCAGATCTGCGATATTGCACCAGTGGTTGAAGCTGAACAGTGGAAGCAGATCATTGTTGCGTATGAGCCTATATGGGCAATCGGGACTGGGAAAACTGCTTCACCGGAAGATGCTCAGTCTATGCATGCAGCGATCCGTGAGGGGCTGAAGCAACTGACGCCTTATGGTCAGCAGATGGCAATTTTATATGGTGGCAGTGTCAAACCGGAAAATGCGGTTGAGCTGGCTGCCTGTCCAGATATTAATGGTGCTCTGGTTGGTGGAGCATCCCTGAATGCGGGGTCTTTTTATAAAATAGCCCAGGCATTTGCAGAAACAGAATAA
- a CDS encoding prepilin peptidase yields the protein MQEIISYLSTTPTALYLAVGIFSLCIGSFLNVVIYRTPKMMEQEWRQECQLYLHPDHPPEHETPITLSKPASTCPKCQSEIRWYQNIPVVSWLALRGKCGNCSNPISIRYPFIELLTTACSLTVVAVFGPSIQMLAGLLLTWVLIALTFIDFDTQLLPDRYTLPLAAIGLAVNSYSVFTSPASSIWGYVIGFLCLWVVYYLFKVVTGKEGMGYGDFKLLAALGAWMGPLLLPLIVLLSSMVGAVIGIILLKIRKENQPFAFGPYIAIAGWIAFLWGEQIMKIYLGQ from the coding sequence ATGCAGGAAATTATCTCTTATTTAAGTACAACCCCAACTGCACTTTATCTGGCAGTTGGGATTTTCAGTTTATGTATCGGCAGTTTTCTGAATGTCGTTATTTATCGCACCCCGAAAATGATGGAACAGGAATGGCGACAGGAATGTCAGCTGTACCTGCATCCAGATCACCCACCAGAACATGAAACTCCAATAACGCTGAGTAAACCCGCATCGACCTGCCCAAAGTGTCAGTCAGAAATCCGCTGGTATCAGAATATTCCTGTTGTCAGCTGGCTGGCATTACGTGGCAAGTGTGGTAACTGCTCCAATCCAATCAGTATCCGCTATCCTTTTATTGAACTGCTGACTACTGCCTGTTCACTGACTGTCGTTGCAGTATTTGGTCCATCCATTCAGATGCTTGCAGGGCTGCTACTGACCTGGGTATTAATTGCATTAACTTTCATAGATTTTGACACACAGTTACTGCCTGACCGTTATACCCTGCCACTTGCAGCGATTGGCCTTGCAGTAAACAGCTATTCAGTATTCACATCCCCTGCTTCATCCATATGGGGATATGTGATTGGCTTCCTTTGCCTCTGGGTCGTCTATTATCTGTTTAAAGTCGTGACCGGCAAAGAAGGCATGGGGTATGGTGACTTTAAACTGCTGGCTGCATTGGGTGCATGGATGGGTCCTTTGCTCCTGCCTTTGATTGTGTTACTTTCATCCATGGTCGGCGCGGTAATTGGTATTATTTTACTGAAAATCCGCAAAGAAAATCAGCCCTTTGCTTTTGGTCCTTATATTGCCATTGCTGGCTGGATTGCCTTTTTATGGGGTGAACAGATCATGAAAATTTATCTTGGGCAGTAA
- the rimP gene encoding ribosome maturation factor RimP, translated as MKLSNKTQTLQDLIAPAVQACGVDLWGIEFIPQGKRSLLRIYIDKAVDDNAEPVLNEDGELEQGRGVGVQDCVRVTQQAGALLDVHDPISGEFSLEVSSPGWDRPFFQLEQMTGYIGQQVALRLISAVENRRKFQAKLVAVDVENELIQVEVDNRQVLEIDSNNIDKANLIYQD; from the coding sequence ATGAAGCTATCAAATAAAACTCAGACACTTCAGGATTTAATTGCACCCGCAGTGCAGGCTTGTGGTGTGGATCTCTGGGGGATTGAATTTATCCCTCAGGGTAAACGTTCCCTGTTACGTATATATATCGACAAAGCCGTTGATGACAATGCAGAACCTGTTCTGAATGAAGATGGTGAGCTTGAACAGGGTCGCGGTGTCGGTGTACAGGACTGTGTCCGTGTGACTCAGCAGGCTGGAGCTCTTCTTGACGTTCATGATCCTATTTCAGGTGAGTTTTCACTTGAAGTATCTTCACCGGGCTGGGATCGTCCATTTTTTCAGCTGGAACAGATGACAGGATACATTGGTCAGCAGGTGGCTTTACGCCTGATCAGTGCTGTAGAAAACCGTCGTAAATTTCAGGCAAAACTCGTCGCTGTTGACGTGGAAAATGAGCTGATTCAGGTAGAAGTTGACAACCGGCAAGTACTTGAAATCGACAGTAATAATATTGATAAAGCAAATTTGATTTACCAGGATTAA
- the pilB gene encoding type IV-A pilus assembly ATPase PilB: MSVLQGSPKFTGFIRRLVDEGTVSAEKMQQAVAGAKKAKQDIVPYLIEQLSLSPKTVAEKISEEFAEPIFDLAAYDTAQIIREGIDDKLITRHRILPVFKRGHILYVATSNPTNMDAMDAIRFNSKMNIEAIIVEHDKLEKIIEQNFAEESTFDFSDDDIDLDLDEGTSPQTTDTDDEPQADEAPIVKYINKLLIDAIRMGASDLHFEPYEKTYRVRYRVDGVLRQIATPPLQLSNRLASRLKVMSQMDISEKRIPQDGRIKLKLSKTKAIDFRVNSLPTLFGEKLVLRILDPSSAMLGIDALGYEPEQKALFMEALEKPQGMLLITGPTGSGKTVSLYTGLNILNQEDTNISTAEDPVEINLEGVNQVNVNPKVGLTFAVALKSFLRQDPDIVMVGEIRDLETAEIAVKAAQTGHMVLSTLHTNSAPETLTRLRNMGVPSFNIATSVNLVIAQRLARRLCSHCKEPVDVPRNSLLELGFTEEDLNNPEFQVFQPVGCSECREGYKGRVGIYEVMKVTPEISKIIMEDGNAIKIAEASEKSGFNNLRRSGLVKVMQGVTSLQEVNRVTSE, from the coding sequence ATGTCAGTATTACAGGGTTCACCTAAATTCACAGGATTTATTCGTCGCCTCGTCGATGAAGGAACAGTTTCTGCCGAAAAAATGCAGCAGGCTGTTGCAGGAGCAAAAAAAGCCAAACAGGATATTGTTCCCTATCTGATTGAACAGCTCAGCCTTTCTCCCAAAACTGTTGCTGAAAAAATTTCAGAAGAGTTCGCAGAACCCATTTTTGATCTTGCTGCCTATGATACAGCTCAGATTATCCGTGAAGGCATAGACGATAAGCTGATCACACGCCACCGTATTCTGCCTGTTTTTAAACGCGGTCACATCCTGTACGTTGCAACCAGCAATCCAACCAACATGGATGCCATGGATGCGATCCGCTTCAACAGTAAAATGAATATCGAAGCGATTATTGTTGAACACGATAAACTCGAAAAAATTATTGAACAGAATTTCGCTGAAGAAAGTACTTTTGATTTTTCAGATGATGATATTGACCTGGATCTTGATGAGGGCACCTCCCCTCAGACTACAGATACCGATGATGAACCACAGGCAGATGAAGCCCCAATCGTCAAATATATCAATAAATTACTGATTGACGCCATACGTATGGGGGCTTCGGATTTACATTTTGAACCCTATGAAAAAACCTATCGTGTCCGCTACCGGGTAGATGGTGTACTGCGCCAGATTGCGACCCCCCCCTTACAGTTGTCAAACCGTCTTGCCTCCCGACTGAAAGTCATGTCACAGATGGATATTTCTGAAAAACGGATTCCTCAGGATGGCCGTATCAAACTGAAACTGTCCAAAACCAAAGCCATCGACTTCCGTGTCAACTCATTACCGACACTGTTTGGTGAGAAACTAGTTCTGCGTATCCTGGACCCATCCAGTGCCATGCTGGGCATTGATGCTTTAGGTTATGAACCTGAACAGAAAGCCCTGTTCATGGAAGCTTTGGAAAAACCTCAGGGAATGTTACTGATCACAGGTCCAACCGGTTCAGGTAAAACGGTTTCTCTTTATACCGGTCTGAATATTCTGAACCAGGAAGACACCAATATCTCCACAGCCGAAGACCCTGTCGAAATTAACCTTGAAGGGGTTAACCAGGTGAACGTCAACCCTAAAGTTGGTCTGACCTTCGCCGTCGCACTTAAATCATTCCTACGTCAGGATCCTGACATTGTTATGGTCGGTGAGATCCGGGATCTTGAAACAGCTGAAATTGCAGTCAAAGCCGCACAGACAGGACACATGGTTCTTTCCACGCTGCACACCAACAGCGCACCTGAAACATTGACCCGTTTGCGGAATATGGGGGTTCCATCCTTCAACATTGCAACCTCTGTCAACCTGGTGATTGCTCAGCGTCTGGCCCGCCGGTTATGTTCACACTGTAAAGAGCCTGTTGATGTTCCACGTAACAGCTTACTGGAACTGGGTTTCACAGAAGAAGACCTCAACAATCCAGAGTTCCAGGTTTTTCAGCCAGTCGGCTGTTCAGAATGCCGTGAAGGTTATAAGGGTCGTGTCGGTATTTATGAAGTTATGAAAGTTACACCAGAAATTTCAAAGATTATTATGGAAGATGGTAATGCGATTAAAATTGCAGAAGCATCTGAAAAATCGGGGTTTAATAATCTTCGCCGCTCTGGATTAGTGAAAGTCATGCAGGGGGTTACTTCGCTTCAGGAAGTAAATCGTGTGACGAGTGAATAG
- the coaE gene encoding dephospho-CoA kinase (Dephospho-CoA kinase (CoaE) performs the final step in coenzyme A biosynthesis.) translates to MTFILGLTGGIGSGKSAASQWFESQGIQVVDADIVAREVVEKGQPALEQIQQIFGNWVIQEDGELNRRALREYIFKEPSARKQLEAITHPAIRTAIIQQLASATSPYAVLVSPLLFETSQHELTHHNLLIDATEELQIERASSRDRQNAEQIKKIIAAQMPRLQKQALAQDIILNDGHIDHLHNQLKKLHLQYLARSEV, encoded by the coding sequence ATGACTTTTATTCTGGGTTTAACAGGCGGTATAGGCAGTGGAAAATCAGCTGCCAGTCAATGGTTTGAATCACAGGGCATTCAGGTCGTGGATGCTGATATTGTCGCAAGAGAAGTTGTTGAAAAAGGACAACCAGCTTTGGAACAGATTCAGCAGATATTTGGCAACTGGGTCATACAGGAAGATGGTGAGCTGAACCGCAGAGCCTTAAGAGAATATATTTTCAAAGAACCTTCAGCCCGCAAACAGCTTGAAGCCATTACTCATCCTGCCATCCGTACTGCAATCATTCAACAGCTGGCGTCTGCAACCAGTCCATATGCTGTCCTGGTGTCGCCCCTGCTGTTTGAAACCAGTCAGCACGAACTCACCCATCACAATCTACTGATTGATGCAACAGAAGAGCTTCAGATTGAACGCGCTTCGTCACGTGACAGACAGAATGCTGAACAGATCAAAAAAATCATTGCTGCGCAGATGCCACGCTTACAGAAGCAGGCTCTGGCTCAGGATATTATTCTCAACGATGGTCATATCGATCATCTGCACAACCAGCTTAAAAAACTGCATCTTCAGTATCTTGCAAGAAGTGAAGTCTGA
- the rlmB gene encoding 23S rRNA (guanosine(2251)-2'-O)-methyltransferase RlmB: MAKPEYYYGVHSVESLLELEPERVLTLFALKGRDDQRLQKILELAEPFGISVQKASRDSLEKLAGQPFHQGVVAAVRPHPVLNEKDLDQLLENNPQALLLALDHVTDPHNLGACIRTAAAMGVEAVIVPRDRSASLTPTARKVAAGGAEKVKFIQVTNLARTLGNIKDEFNVRVVGTMLDENALPVQQFDFTGTAVCVVMGAEDTGLRPITQSQCDQTVYIPMAGNLQSLNVSVATGMALYEACRQRNH; this comes from the coding sequence ATGGCTAAACCTGAATATTATTATGGCGTTCATTCAGTGGAGTCATTACTTGAGCTTGAGCCTGAGCGGGTTCTGACTTTATTTGCTCTGAAAGGGCGGGATGATCAGCGCTTACAGAAAATTCTGGAGCTTGCTGAACCGTTTGGTATCAGTGTTCAGAAAGCCAGTCGTGACAGCCTGGAAAAACTGGCAGGTCAGCCATTTCATCAGGGTGTTGTTGCTGCGGTGCGTCCACATCCAGTGCTGAATGAAAAAGATCTTGATCAGCTGCTTGAAAATAATCCGCAGGCGCTTTTACTTGCGCTGGATCATGTGACTGACCCGCATAACCTGGGAGCATGTATCCGAACAGCAGCAGCAATGGGTGTGGAAGCCGTGATCGTACCTCGTGACCGTTCTGCCAGCCTGACGCCGACAGCGCGTAAAGTTGCAGCTGGTGGTGCTGAAAAGGTTAAATTTATTCAGGTGACCAATTTGGCGAGAACCCTGGGAAATATTAAAGACGAATTCAATGTGCGTGTTGTTGGCACCATGCTGGATGAAAATGCGTTGCCTGTTCAGCAGTTCGACTTTACAGGGACAGCGGTGTGTGTAGTGATGGGTGCTGAAGATACAGGTTTGCGTCCGATTACTCAGTCTCAGTGTGATCAGACCGTTTATATTCCAATGGCAGGGAATTTACAGAGTCTGAATGTCAGTGTGGCAACGGGTATGGCGCTGTATGAAGCCTGCCGTCAGCGTAATCACTGA
- a CDS encoding DMT family transporter, whose translation MSPRTQGYALVVVTMCIWGGFTITSRLNAQWHISAWDITALRFALAFCILMPVLIWKKDTAFLWKKEPFILAMVGGVGYCLTSYSAFHFVPAAHAAIFLNGCIPLCTALAGFFLFREPFDKHTWVSLVIMLSAISAMCFLMYEETGVAFGFGDLLFFISAIWWGVFTVLLRQWKLSAWHSMAGVAIWSALVYIPVYLLFLPKNLMQPEPMHLLVQGIFHGIFVVIIATLTYVEAIKRLGAFKTGSIVTLAPFIAAVLAVPLLNEPLSIAIICGLLGMGVGALQPWRWFGRKDSLQVRLDQQKKN comes from the coding sequence ATGTCTCCCAGAACACAAGGTTATGCCCTCGTTGTAGTTACGATGTGCATCTGGGGAGGGTTTACGATTACCTCCCGTCTGAATGCTCAGTGGCACATCAGCGCATGGGATATTACCGCACTCCGATTTGCACTGGCATTCTGTATTCTGATGCCGGTTTTGATATGGAAAAAAGATACCGCCTTTCTTTGGAAAAAAGAGCCATTTATTCTGGCAATGGTCGGAGGAGTGGGGTATTGCCTGACTTCCTACAGTGCTTTTCATTTTGTCCCTGCTGCACATGCCGCGATTTTCCTGAACGGCTGTATCCCTCTGTGTACAGCACTGGCGGGTTTTTTTCTGTTCAGGGAGCCTTTTGATAAGCATACCTGGGTGAGCCTGGTCATTATGCTGTCCGCCATTTCAGCCATGTGTTTTCTGATGTATGAGGAAACAGGTGTGGCCTTTGGTTTTGGTGATCTGCTGTTTTTTATCAGTGCGATCTGGTGGGGTGTATTTACTGTGTTACTCAGGCAGTGGAAGCTTTCCGCATGGCATTCCATGGCGGGTGTAGCGATCTGGTCAGCGCTTGTTTATATTCCAGTTTATCTTTTATTTTTACCTAAAAATCTGATGCAGCCAGAACCCATGCATTTGCTTGTTCAGGGGATTTTTCATGGCATTTTTGTGGTGATTATCGCCACACTGACTTATGTGGAAGCTATTAAACGGTTGGGGGCGTTTAAAACAGGGAGTATCGTGACCCTGGCGCCTTTTATTGCCGCAGTACTGGCTGTTCCATTATTGAATGAGCCTTTGAGTATAGCGATTATCTGTGGCTTGCTGGGTATGGGGGTTGGTGCATTGCAGCCGTGGCGATGGTTTGGACGTAAAGACAGTCTTCAGGTGAGACTGGATCAGCAGAAAAAAAACTGA
- the ppnP gene encoding pyrimidine/purine nucleoside phosphorylase, whose protein sequence is MSAQFDHVSVVKKSNVYFGGLCISHTVQFEDGTKKTLGVILPTEQALTFETHVPERMEIISGECRVKIADSEESELFRAGQSFYVPGNSRFKIETDEVLDYVCHLEG, encoded by the coding sequence ATGTCAGCTCAGTTTGATCATGTTTCTGTTGTGAAAAAATCAAACGTCTACTTTGGTGGCTTGTGTATCAGCCATACGGTTCAGTTTGAAGACGGTACTAAAAAAACCCTGGGGGTTATTCTTCCAACCGAGCAGGCATTGACGTTTGAAACGCATGTTCCTGAACGTATGGAAATTATTTCTGGTGAATGCCGGGTTAAAATTGCTGACAGCGAAGAAAGCGAACTGTTCCGTGCCGGACAGTCGTTCTATGTTCCTGGTAACAGCCGTTTTAAAATTGAGACGGATGAAGTGCTGGATTATGTCTGCCATCTGGAAGGCTGA
- the secG gene encoding preprotein translocase subunit SecG, producing MHTFVLVVHIILAVLMVALILVQHGKGADAGASFGGGGAATVFGASGSGSFMTRLTAILTALFFVTSLTLAVYAKKQTTDAYSLKSVPTTTAPAQGGLPGTSPTGTKTGE from the coding sequence ATGCATACCTTTGTGCTGGTGGTACATATTATTTTAGCCGTATTGATGGTTGCACTGATTCTGGTGCAGCATGGTAAAGGTGCTGATGCAGGTGCATCTTTCGGTGGCGGCGGTGCCGCAACTGTTTTTGGTGCATCAGGTTCAGGCAGCTTTATGACACGCCTGACCGCAATTCTGACTGCACTGTTTTTTGTGACCAGTCTGACACTGGCGGTTTATGCAAAAAAACAGACCACTGATGCTTACAGTCTGAAATCAGTTCCAACAACAACTGCACCTGCACAGGGTGGGTTGCCTGGAACTTCGCCAACTGGAACGAAAACTGGCGAATAA
- a CDS encoding type II secretion system F family protein — MAVKKAQMMPNFIYEGVDRKGAKIKGEMPARNMALAKVTLRKQGITIKTIREKKKNILEGLMKKKVSTLDITIFTRQLATMMKAGVPLVQSFEIVAEGLENPAMREVVLGIKGEVEGGNTFAGALKKYPQYFDNLFCSLVESGEQSGALETMLDRVAIYKEKSELLKQKIKKAMKYPASVVVVAIIVTIILMVKVVPVFQELFTSFGADLPAFTKMVVNMSEWMQKYWFILIIAIGAAIAAFMEAKKRSKKFRDFLDKAALKAPIFGDLVYKAIIARYSRTLATTFAAGVPLIEALESTAGATNNVVYEQAVMKIRDDVATGQQLQFAMRVTDKFPSMAVQMVAIGEESGALDAMLDKVATHYENEVDNAVDGLTSMMEPLIMAVLGVLVGGLVIAMYLPIFQMGSVV, encoded by the coding sequence ATGGCTGTCAAAAAAGCACAGATGATGCCAAACTTCATCTACGAAGGGGTTGATCGTAAAGGGGCTAAGATTAAAGGGGAAATGCCGGCACGAAACATGGCTTTAGCCAAAGTGACGCTGCGCAAACAAGGGATCACCATCAAAACCATTCGGGAAAAGAAAAAGAATATTCTCGAAGGGCTGATGAAGAAGAAAGTATCCACGCTTGATATCACGATCTTCACCCGTCAGCTTGCAACCATGATGAAAGCCGGTGTACCTTTGGTACAAAGTTTTGAAATTGTTGCAGAAGGTCTTGAAAACCCTGCCATGCGTGAAGTTGTTCTTGGCATTAAAGGTGAAGTCGAAGGCGGTAATACTTTTGCAGGTGCCCTGAAAAAATATCCACAGTATTTTGACAACCTGTTCTGTTCACTGGTCGAGTCAGGAGAACAGTCCGGTGCCCTTGAAACCATGCTGGATCGTGTAGCAATCTATAAAGAAAAAAGTGAACTGCTTAAACAGAAAATTAAAAAGGCCATGAAGTATCCAGCCAGTGTAGTTGTGGTCGCTATTATTGTGACAATTATTCTGATGGTTAAAGTCGTGCCTGTTTTCCAGGAACTGTTCACTTCATTTGGTGCAGACCTACCGGCATTTACCAAAATGGTGGTGAACATGTCTGAATGGATGCAGAAATACTGGTTCATTCTGATTATTGCCATTGGTGCCGCCATCGCAGCGTTCATGGAAGCCAAAAAGCGCAGTAAAAAATTCCGTGATTTCCTGGATAAAGCAGCACTGAAAGCACCTATTTTTGGTGATCTGGTATATAAAGCCATTATTGCCCGTTACAGTCGTACTCTTGCGACCACTTTCGCGGCTGGTGTACCGTTAATTGAAGCACTTGAATCTACAGCAGGTGCAACCAATAACGTGGTTTATGAACAGGCCGTCATGAAAATCAGGGATGATGTCGCAACAGGACAACAGCTCCAGTTTGCCATGCGGGTTACGGATAAATTCCCATCCATGGCAGTACAGATGGTTGCAATTGGCGAAGAATCCGGTGCACTGGATGCCATGCTGGATAAAGTGGCTACACACTATGAAAATGAAGTGGACAATGCCGTGGATGGATTGACCTCTATGATGGAACCTTTGATCATGGCTGTACTGGGGGTACTGGTCGGTGGTCTGGTTATCGCAATGTATCTACCAATCTTCCAGATGGGCTCCGTGGTTTAA
- the nusA gene encoding transcription termination factor NusA translates to MAREILTVVETVSNEKGVSREAIFEALEQALVAATKKKFYEGTHSEEARLRVEIDRKTGEYSTFRQWEVVADEDHEMPACQDAISDLDPAQWSIGDIRELEVESIDFGRIAAQIAKQVIVQKIREAERALIADAYESKVGELIYGEVKKQTKDGFIIDLGDNAEAYLAREEMIAREILRPKQRMNAILYSVNREGRGAQLLLSRSKPEMLIALMKKEIPEISEEIIEIKAAARQPGVRAKIAVKTNDHRIDPVGACIGMRGTRIQAVQSELNGERIDVVVWSDDPAQYIASALEPADVSGIVIDEDARTADIIFTTSDQLARAIGSQGQNVRLASELTGFKLNMMLEEDYRARQQDEAQQYLDMFVTRLDIEEDLAMALVEMGFTSLEEIAYVPPETFDEIELDAETVEMLQSRAKEIALADALQQQENVQEPAADLLAMEGMTQETAYALASRGVITVDDLADQATDDIADIEGLGAEKAGQLIMKARESWFN, encoded by the coding sequence ATGGCGCGCGAAATTCTTACCGTGGTAGAAACGGTCAGTAACGAAAAAGGTGTAAGTCGCGAAGCAATTTTTGAAGCGCTTGAACAGGCTCTCGTTGCCGCGACTAAAAAGAAATTCTACGAAGGCACACACTCTGAAGAAGCTCGTTTACGTGTTGAAATTGACCGTAAAACAGGTGAATACAGTACTTTCCGTCAATGGGAAGTGGTTGCTGACGAAGATCACGAAATGCCGGCTTGTCAGGATGCAATTTCTGATCTTGATCCAGCGCAGTGGTCTATTGGTGATATCCGTGAACTGGAAGTTGAATCCATTGACTTCGGTCGTATCGCTGCACAGATTGCCAAACAGGTGATTGTACAGAAGATTCGTGAAGCTGAACGCGCTCTGATCGCTGATGCTTATGAGTCTAAAGTCGGTGAGCTGATTTACGGTGAAGTGAAAAAGCAGACCAAAGACGGTTTCATTATTGATCTGGGTGATAATGCAGAAGCTTATCTTGCCCGTGAAGAAATGATTGCCCGTGAAATTCTGCGTCCAAAACAGCGTATGAATGCAATCCTGTACAGCGTTAACCGTGAAGGACGTGGTGCACAACTGTTGTTGTCCCGTTCAAAACCGGAAATGCTGATTGCATTGATGAAAAAAGAAATTCCTGAAATTTCTGAAGAAATCATTGAAATTAAAGCCGCTGCACGTCAGCCGGGTGTGCGTGCCAAAATTGCAGTAAAAACCAATGACCACCGTATTGATCCGGTTGGTGCATGTATCGGTATGCGAGGCACACGTATTCAGGCTGTTCAGTCAGAACTGAACGGTGAGCGTATTGATGTGGTGGTATGGTCTGATGATCCTGCTCAGTACATCGCAAGTGCACTGGAACCCGCTGATGTATCAGGTATTGTCATCGATGAAGATGCACGTACAGCAGACATCATTTTTACAACCAGTGATCAGCTGGCTCGTGCGATCGGTTCACAGGGGCAGAATGTACGTCTTGCATCTGAACTGACCGGTTTCAAACTGAATATGATGCTTGAAGAAGACTATCGTGCCCGTCAGCAGGATGAAGCACAGCAGTATCTGGACATGTTTGTAACCCGTCTTGATATTGAAGAAGATCTTGCAATGGCACTGGTGGAAATGGGCTTCACTTCACTTGAAGAAATTGCTTATGTTCCGCCTGAAACATTCGATGAAATTGAACTGGATGCTGAAACAGTTGAAATGCTGCAAAGCCGTGCCAAAGAGATTGCTCTTGCAGATGCGCTTCAGCAGCAGGAAAATGTTCAGGAACCTGCAGCAGACCTTCTGGCTATGGAAGGAATGACACAGGAAACAGCATACGCGCTTGCTTCCCGTGGCGTCATTACCGTTGATGATCTTGCAGATCAGGCAACAGATGATATTGCAGATATCGAAGGTCTGGGTGCTGAAAAAGCAGGTCAGCTCATTATGAAAGCGCGTGAATCATGGTTTAACTAG